One window of Methanogenium organophilum genomic DNA carries:
- a CDS encoding dTDP-4-dehydrorhamnose 3,5-epimerase family protein gives MNAGIDGVHIKQLKVIPDERGWLMEILRSDDEIYTQFGQVYCTTAYPGVVKAWHYHKKQTDNFTCVHGMMKVALYDDRKDSPTYKNLMELFIGEKNPALITVPPGVYHGFKAIGDETAFFVSVPTLPYNYADPDEFRLPPDTEEIPYDWGLVPGVKHG, from the coding sequence ATGAATGCTGGAATTGACGGAGTACACATCAAACAGCTCAAAGTCATACCCGATGAACGCGGGTGGTTGATGGAAATCCTTCGTTCTGATGATGAAATTTACACACAGTTTGGGCAGGTGTACTGTACAACAGCATATCCCGGTGTTGTCAAGGCATGGCACTATCACAAGAAGCAGACAGACAACTTCACCTGTGTCCACGGCATGATGAAGGTTGCGCTCTATGATGACAGGAAGGATTCCCCAACCTACAAAAACCTCATGGAACTCTTTATCGGGGAGAAAAATCCGGCTCTTATTACCGTACCACCAGGTGTCTACCATGGCTTCAAGGCAATCGGAGATGAAACCGCCTTTTTCGTAAGTGTCCCCACGCTCCCCTATAACTATGCTGATCCGGATGAATTCAGATTGCCACCCGATACCGAAGAAATACCCTACGACTGGGGCCTTGTCCCCGGCGTAAAACACGGCTAA
- a CDS encoding glycosyltransferase family 2 protein yields the protein MDSGDSDLRVSVAMCTYNGERYLEEQLVSIANQTRLPDELVICDDGSTDDTIKIANEISKQLPFFVRIYENPDNLGVTKNFEKAIKLCKGDIIFLSDQDDILMPEKIEKILNVFRNEPDIGYVFSDAQVVDEELHPLGYTMWKTVYFKNRERKLFSEGNQMDVLIKHRVVTGATMAINAKMIDSFIPIPDIFWHDEWISFYLSTTENKGKFIEEPLIRYRQHSDQVIGGKNLGFLDLIDILKNKKSKENCILLSKQQQKYTVAKEFLLFKGKLTGNIEKLLDGKITHLQKRQLFYGFSRWKRVWPIIGEVLSGRYIKYSHGYKSVIVDLFLPQILADY from the coding sequence ATGGATTCTGGTGATTCTGATCTTAGAGTTTCGGTGGCAATGTGTACGTACAATGGGGAACGGTATTTAGAAGAGCAACTGGTAAGTATTGCGAATCAAACCCGTTTGCCTGATGAACTTGTCATTTGTGATGATGGATCTACTGACGATACGATAAAAATTGCAAATGAAATTTCAAAGCAACTTCCGTTTTTCGTAAGAATTTATGAAAATCCTGATAATCTGGGCGTAACGAAAAATTTTGAAAAAGCGATCAAATTATGCAAAGGGGATATTATTTTCCTGAGTGATCAGGATGATATCCTGATGCCGGAAAAGATTGAGAAAATCCTGAATGTATTCAGGAATGAGCCAGATATTGGGTATGTTTTTTCCGATGCTCAGGTTGTCGATGAAGAGCTTCATCCCCTTGGCTATACCATGTGGAAAACTGTTTATTTTAAAAATCGTGAAAGAAAATTATTCTCTGAAGGGAACCAAATGGATGTCCTAATAAAACATCGAGTTGTTACTGGCGCAACAATGGCCATCAATGCAAAGATGATTGATAGCTTTATTCCTATACCTGATATTTTCTGGCACGACGAGTGGATCTCATTTTATTTGAGTACTACAGAAAATAAAGGCAAATTCATTGAGGAGCCTCTTATACGATATCGCCAGCATAGCGATCAGGTTATCGGTGGAAAAAATCTTGGTTTTCTTGACCTAATTGATATACTCAAAAATAAAAAGTCAAAAGAGAATTGTATTTTGCTATCAAAGCAGCAACAAAAATATACCGTCGCTAAAGAATTTTTACTTTTTAAAGGGAAACTAACGGGAAATATTGAAAAATTATTAGATGGAAAAATTACACATTTGCAAAAACGGCAGTTATTTTATGGTTTTTCGAGATGGAAACGTGTTTGGCCAATTATCGGAGAAGTCTTGTCAGGTCGGTATATTAAATATTCTCATGGATATAAGTCAGTGATAGTGGATTTGTTCCTACCCCAAATTTTGGCTGATTATTAG
- a CDS encoding glycosyltransferase, with product MSGFYSKSDVESRIGLIVLNYQTVEDTIECLNSIRKYYENLTIVVVDNHSLKEKMDVLSAYLEKSENIYLLQLDQNYGFAKGFNKGISFLRKKGFSYIACSNNDILFQSEGILESLLDTQRMYHAAILGPSIYNLNGISQNPCYTSRLTKRDATFLLFQTSLPVIFLKLVLPSSVLSYLDKLVQKRQNPGICALPKNAPCEVYSLHGAFILFAPPFFEKNVGFDDYTFLYGEELILSEMMVRQGLSEYYDPRVRILHKEDRTSDFVWGGQKKLEPYLIARRSMKYWYSHYFKKNLTKIRNE from the coding sequence ATGTCTGGTTTTTATAGCAAAAGTGATGTTGAATCCAGGATTGGATTAATTGTTTTAAATTATCAGACTGTTGAAGATACCATCGAATGTCTGAATTCAATACGAAAATATTATGAAAATCTGACGATTGTCGTTGTAGATAATCATTCATTAAAGGAGAAGATGGATGTTTTATCAGCATATCTGGAAAAATCTGAAAATATTTACCTGTTACAGCTTGATCAGAATTACGGGTTTGCGAAAGGTTTTAACAAAGGCATTTCCTTTCTTCGGAAAAAGGGATTTTCATACATAGCGTGTTCTAATAACGATATTTTATTTCAGAGTGAAGGAATTCTGGAATCATTGCTGGATACGCAACGTATGTATCATGCAGCAATCCTGGGTCCATCGATTTACAATTTAAATGGGATCAGTCAAAATCCGTGCTATACAAGTCGTCTAACGAAAAGGGATGCAACATTTTTACTTTTTCAGACGTCATTGCCGGTGATCTTCCTTAAATTAGTGCTACCTTCTTCGGTGTTGTCATATTTGGATAAATTAGTGCAAAAACGTCAGAATCCTGGTATCTGTGCATTACCCAAAAATGCTCCTTGTGAGGTTTATTCTCTGCATGGTGCATTTATACTGTTTGCTCCTCCGTTTTTCGAAAAAAATGTTGGATTCGATGACTACACGTTTTTGTATGGTGAAGAACTGATCCTGTCAGAAATGATGGTCAGGCAGGGGTTGTCTGAGTACTACGATCCAAGAGTGCGTATTCTGCACAAAGAAGACCGAACAAGTGATTTTGTGTGGGGTGGACAGAAAAAATTAGAGCCGTATCTGATTGCCCGAAGATCGATGAAATACTGGTATTCCCATTATTTCAAAAAGAATCTAACGAAAATTCGGAATGAGTGA
- a CDS encoding winged helix-turn-helix domain-containing protein → MPAVNSVNKVRLPPSSQRVLTLLKDGEPRTFKQVTQEIEISPRTVRYAIKKLKENGLIIEKFNFRDARQVLYQTKDVLSSDEAPKATA, encoded by the coding sequence ATGCCAGCCGTTAACAGCGTTAACAAAGTACGGCTACCCCCCTCATCCCAGCGGGTGTTAACCCTCCTAAAGGATGGAGAGCCAAGGACATTCAAGCAGGTAACCCAGGAAATTGAGATTTCACCGCGTACGGTCCGCTATGCAATAAAGAAACTCAAGGAGAATGGACTCATCATAGAGAAATTCAACTTCCGTGACGCCCGTCAGGTCCTGTATCAGACAAAGGACGTCCTCAGTTCCGATGAAGCCCCGAAGGCAACAGCATGA
- the tsaA gene encoding tRNA (N6-threonylcarbamoyladenosine(37)-N6)-methyltransferase TrmO: MKETSAIIYTDGASRGNPGNAAWAYIILQNSVIVRKHSGYCEFATNNQAEYAAVIHALADAADKGFRDITLYSDSQLIIRQLRGEYKVRDRCLRHLYTKANTIVRKFDSVSFQNVPRSDRNISIADRMCNETLDRVKKGGKKDIPEEQVTAEEITLRPIGVVKSSYRTPGEAPRQGRLSDQIAEIHIFPEYEDALYKIEDCTHLVVLCWFNKAERTLLRATPPGQKEERGVFAIRSPGRPNPIALETVDLVSTRGPVLTVRGLDAINNTPVLDIKPLISFDTIKNPSPDDTE; encoded by the coding sequence ATGAAGGAAACCTCTGCAATAATCTATACGGACGGCGCCTCACGGGGAAACCCGGGAAATGCTGCGTGGGCCTACATCATCCTGCAAAACAGCGTTATTGTAAGAAAACATTCCGGATACTGCGAATTTGCAACAAATAATCAGGCAGAATACGCCGCAGTAATCCACGCACTGGCCGATGCAGCAGACAAGGGATTCAGGGACATCACCCTTTACTCTGACAGTCAGCTCATTATCCGCCAGCTGAGAGGGGAATACAAGGTCAGAGACCGCTGTTTGAGACACCTGTACACAAAAGCAAACACAATCGTCAGGAAATTTGATTCCGTTTCTTTTCAGAATGTACCGCGTTCAGACAGAAACATCAGTATCGCAGACCGCATGTGCAACGAGACACTTGACAGGGTAAAAAAAGGGGGCAAAAAAGACATACCCGAAGAACAAGTCACCGCAGAAGAGATCACCCTCAGACCCATAGGGGTTGTCAAATCATCCTACCGCACACCCGGCGAAGCACCCCGGCAGGGACGGCTGTCTGACCAGATTGCAGAGATTCACATTTTCCCGGAATACGAAGATGCACTCTACAAAATTGAGGACTGCACCCACCTCGTGGTGCTCTGCTGGTTTAACAAGGCGGAGCGTACACTCCTTAGGGCAACGCCACCCGGACAAAAAGAAGAACGGGGAGTCTTTGCCATCCGGTCACCGGGACGACCCAACCCGATCGCCCTTGAAACAGTTGATCTGGTGAGCACCCGTGGCCCGGTGTTAACCGTCCGTGGGCTGGACGCAATCAACAATACACCGGTCCTCGATATTAAACCCCTTATCAGCTTTGATACCATCAAAAATCCATCCCCCGATGACACCGAATGA
- the ruvA gene encoding Holliday junction branch migration protein RuvA — translation MIAHLSGVLASTGDRWVVIDVGGIGYRVQVTGPALQSIRETEGLIKVHTHMAVRDDDIQLYGFLHQSELDLFRILISVSGIGPQIAMNILSQISLADFAIAIVNDDEKVLTKISGIGQKSAKRLILELKDKMKNHTATVPATRRTAEAGDAVSALISLGFSPREAQEAVDAVQPLPEPTVQNLIRAALARLREH, via the coding sequence ATGATAGCACATCTCTCAGGAGTTCTGGCATCCACCGGTGACCGGTGGGTGGTAATTGACGTCGGCGGTATCGGCTACCGCGTGCAGGTCACCGGGCCCGCACTGCAGAGTATCAGGGAGACTGAAGGTCTCATCAAAGTGCACACCCATATGGCCGTCCGGGACGATGACATTCAGCTCTACGGGTTTCTTCACCAGAGTGAACTGGACCTCTTCCGTATACTCATCAGCGTCTCCGGAATTGGCCCGCAGATAGCGATGAACATCCTCTCCCAGATCTCTCTGGCGGATTTTGCCATCGCAATCGTGAATGACGATGAAAAGGTCCTCACAAAAATATCAGGAATCGGGCAGAAGAGTGCCAAACGGTTGATCCTCGAGCTCAAGGACAAGATGAAGAACCATACCGCGACCGTCCCCGCCACCAGACGAACAGCAGAGGCAGGCGACGCGGTGAGTGCCCTCATCTCGCTCGGGTTCTCCCCACGGGAGGCACAGGAAGCAGTTGATGCGGTCCAGCCACTTCCCGAACCGACCGTGCAGAACCTGATCCGTGCGGCCCTTGCCCGCCTCCGGGAGCACTGA
- a CDS encoding Mrp/NBP35 family ATP-binding protein, whose amino-acid sequence MAENTENSQQACDGNCSSCASSSSCTDPNKKSSGIEKVDISVKHIILVLSGKGGVGKSTVATNLAMSLANKGYDTGIVDLDIHGPNIPKMLGVEDRRLESRDGKTIEPVRLTGKLGVVSMAFLLPDTSSPVVWRGPMKFTAIKQFLEDVNWGDMEYLIVDLPPGTGDEALAICQLAPNIDGAVIVTTPQDVAVLDSTKAVKFVEQLDLPVIGIIENMSGMICPHCGDEIDLFGKGGGKKAAEDLNVPYLGSIPLDPEMRKAGDEGRPFVVRKSGDDQHQATWEKVDAVMDNILKQIKQ is encoded by the coding sequence ATGGCAGAAAATACTGAAAATTCACAACAGGCATGTGATGGAAACTGTTCATCATGTGCGAGCTCATCCAGCTGTACAGACCCAAATAAGAAATCCAGCGGAATTGAGAAGGTAGACATCAGCGTAAAGCACATCATCCTCGTTCTCTCCGGAAAGGGAGGCGTCGGGAAGAGTACGGTCGCAACAAATCTCGCAATGTCCCTTGCCAACAAGGGATACGACACGGGAATCGTTGATCTTGATATTCATGGACCGAACATCCCCAAGATGCTGGGTGTTGAAGACAGGCGCCTTGAATCACGTGACGGAAAGACTATCGAACCGGTCCGTCTCACCGGAAAGCTGGGTGTCGTTTCCATGGCCTTCCTCCTTCCGGATACATCCAGCCCGGTTGTCTGGCGCGGACCCATGAAATTCACCGCAATCAAGCAGTTCCTCGAAGATGTAAACTGGGGAGATATGGAATATCTCATTGTTGACCTCCCGCCCGGCACCGGGGACGAAGCACTTGCGATCTGTCAGCTCGCACCCAACATTGACGGCGCGGTAATTGTCACTACCCCTCAGGATGTCGCTGTGCTCGACTCAACAAAGGCAGTCAAATTCGTTGAACAGCTCGACCTGCCCGTTATCGGCATCATTGAAAATATGAGCGGGATGATCTGTCCACACTGTGGGGACGAAATCGATCTCTTCGGAAAGGGAGGCGGAAAGAAAGCCGCAGAGGATCTCAACGTCCCATACCTCGGTTCAATCCCTCTTGACCCGGAGATGCGCAAAGCAGGCGATGAAGGCAGACCGTTTGTCGTCAGAAAATCAGGGGATGACCAGCATCAGGCAACATGGGAAAAGGTTGATGCAGTGATGGACAATATCCTCAAACAAATTAAACAATAA
- the ruvB gene encoding Holliday junction branch migration DNA helicase RuvB, with product MQERLPSPERLAEEPDDATIRPAHFDEFVGQAQIKETLAIAIAAAKTRGETLDHILFSGPPGLGKTTLAQIVAREMGVSIRSTTGPVLDKPGDLAAQLTALTQGDVLFIDEIHRLNPVVEEILYPAMEDACIDVMIGEGPGARSVQLPLEEFTLVGATTKVGLLGSPLRDRFGFIFRLTLYDVADLVKIVLRSAAIMQTEITIDGAQEIAARSRGTPRIANRLLRRVRDFALVRKDGTIDEQTADLALSMLGIDSLGLDNVDRRILSVVAHDFGGGPVGVKTIAIAIGEEVRTIEEVYEPYLIQIGFIKRTPQGREITDAGRRHIGVSRGAGNDPGQSTL from the coding sequence ATGCAGGAGAGACTTCCCTCACCCGAACGTCTGGCAGAAGAACCGGACGACGCCACCATCCGACCCGCACACTTCGACGAGTTTGTCGGTCAGGCGCAGATCAAAGAGACCCTTGCGATAGCCATCGCGGCCGCAAAGACCCGGGGGGAGACCCTCGACCACATCCTCTTTTCCGGGCCCCCCGGCCTTGGGAAGACAACACTTGCCCAGATTGTCGCCCGGGAGATGGGAGTCTCCATCCGGAGCACCACCGGCCCGGTCTTAGACAAGCCCGGGGATCTTGCCGCCCAGTTAACCGCACTCACCCAGGGTGACGTCCTCTTCATCGATGAAATTCACCGGTTAAACCCGGTGGTCGAGGAGATCCTCTACCCGGCAATGGAAGACGCCTGTATTGACGTGATGATCGGCGAAGGGCCCGGAGCACGCTCGGTGCAGCTTCCTTTGGAGGAGTTTACCCTCGTCGGTGCGACAACAAAGGTCGGGCTCTTAGGATCCCCCCTGCGAGACCGCTTTGGCTTTATATTCCGCCTCACCCTCTACGACGTTGCCGATCTCGTAAAAATTGTACTGCGCAGCGCTGCAATCATGCAGACAGAGATCACCATAGACGGCGCACAGGAGATTGCAGCGCGAAGCCGCGGGACACCACGCATCGCAAACCGTCTGCTCCGGCGGGTCCGCGATTTCGCTCTGGTCCGAAAGGACGGCACCATCGACGAACAAACGGCAGACCTCGCGCTTTCCATGCTCGGCATCGACTCCCTGGGCCTTGACAACGTCGACCGGAGGATTCTCTCGGTCGTTGCGCATGACTTTGGCGGCGGCCCGGTAGGGGTCAAGACAATTGCGATCGCGATTGGTGAAGAGGTGCGGACAATCGAAGAGGTCTATGAACCGTACCTGATCCAGATTGGTTTTATCAAACGGACACCGCAGGGAAGGGAGATTACAGATGCGGGCCGAAGGCATATTGGGGTAAGCAGGGGTGCGGGCAATGACCCCGGACAATCCACACTCTGA
- a CDS encoding flippase: MLPQPALTRLMNIDPLRRQSAISLVSTLGLTFVGFIATMYFAHVLGKAAYGAYALFLAYYGIFSLIGDGGFGGAAVKRISEGCEQDAYYSAFCALRIALLAVSVTALLAVRPFLIDLEASGMVFWLLVALVVSVVPGIITTGVYGTGMVGVHQTAALINSIGKVLIQILAVFLGYGAAGLAGGFIAGIIVGGVICLPFVKLHLTRFTPEHLKNLFTFSFWIFLSGSGAVIFSYADTILVGYFLSTADVGLYQIAAQFTAIAVFTTVALRTTLYPKISQWHAEGCSGFIERSLSRAFTYSLLLAVPVAVGGWILGERLLYFLYGAGFAEGADVLRILLLVQVANAFMFLQTMALSATGRPRESFYATGTAAVINILLNLALIPILGIEGAAIATLVTMLVNAVIAHHYLSRQIPVHIERGPTFHILLAAGSMALVVLLYRLLIPLSNVLLVLGAVILGALVYGTILLKTDAGLHDEIHDLVVQLGIPWPRWL; this comes from the coding sequence GTGCTCCCACAACCCGCCCTCACCCGCTTAATGAACATCGACCCGCTCCGCCGCCAGAGCGCGATCAGCCTCGTCTCCACACTGGGGCTCACCTTCGTCGGGTTCATCGCGACAATGTACTTTGCCCATGTGCTCGGCAAAGCTGCATATGGAGCGTATGCCCTCTTCCTTGCGTATTATGGCATATTCAGTCTCATCGGTGACGGAGGGTTCGGCGGGGCTGCCGTTAAACGGATCTCCGAGGGGTGTGAGCAGGATGCATACTACTCCGCATTCTGCGCCCTGAGAATCGCACTCCTCGCGGTATCCGTCACCGCTCTTCTTGCAGTCCGTCCATTTTTAATTGACCTTGAAGCATCCGGAATGGTTTTCTGGCTGCTCGTTGCCCTTGTTGTCAGTGTGGTTCCGGGCATCATCACCACCGGTGTATACGGCACCGGCATGGTCGGGGTGCACCAGACAGCGGCCCTCATAAACTCCATCGGAAAAGTGCTCATTCAGATTCTCGCCGTCTTCCTGGGCTATGGCGCCGCAGGACTTGCCGGCGGCTTTATCGCAGGAATTATCGTTGGCGGTGTGATCTGTCTGCCATTTGTGAAACTCCATCTCACCCGCTTCACGCCGGAGCACCTCAAAAACCTCTTCACCTTCTCCTTCTGGATTTTTCTCTCCGGAAGCGGTGCCGTCATCTTCTCATACGCCGATACGATTCTGGTCGGCTACTTCCTCTCAACAGCCGACGTCGGCCTCTACCAGATTGCCGCCCAGTTCACTGCAATTGCCGTCTTCACCACCGTAGCCCTCCGGACCACCCTGTACCCGAAGATCAGCCAGTGGCACGCAGAAGGCTGCTCCGGGTTCATCGAACGCTCCCTTTCCCGCGCCTTCACCTACTCGCTCCTCCTCGCCGTCCCGGTCGCGGTCGGCGGATGGATTCTGGGCGAACGCCTCCTCTACTTCCTCTACGGTGCAGGATTTGCCGAGGGAGCAGACGTCCTCCGCATCCTCCTCCTCGTGCAGGTGGCAAACGCCTTCATGTTCCTCCAGACAATGGCCCTCAGTGCCACGGGCCGCCCACGGGAATCCTTCTATGCCACCGGGACTGCAGCGGTCATAAACATCCTTCTGAACCTCGCCCTTATCCCAATCCTCGGAATTGAGGGAGCAGCAATCGCCACCCTTGTCACAATGCTCGTCAACGCCGTTATCGCCCACCACTACCTCTCCCGGCAGATACCAGTACATATTGAGCGTGGCCCCACCTTCCACATCCTCCTCGCCGCAGGCAGTATGGCCCTTGTTGTCCTCCTCTACCGACTCCTGATCCCTCTCTCGAATGTCCTCCTTGTACTGGGAGCAGTCATTCTGGGAGCGCTCGTCTATGGAACCATCCTCCTGAAGACCGATGCGGGCCTTCACGATGAAATACACGACCTCGTGGTGCAGCTCGGAATACCCTGGCCACGGTGGCTGTAA
- a CDS encoding transcriptional regulator, whose protein sequence is MKHPFCDIMICDEMVRQYLPQIRAEVVSRMIMQKGITQKRVAIYMGLTPAAVSQYVSRKRGCKAIEISQELDEVIEQWTQSLVNGDRSVTICDICRCVQKEFRK, encoded by the coding sequence ATGAAGCACCCGTTCTGCGACATCATGATCTGCGATGAGATGGTACGTCAGTATCTCCCTCAGATACGGGCAGAAGTGGTCTCCAGAATGATCATGCAAAAAGGAATTACCCAGAAACGGGTAGCAATATATATGGGTCTGACCCCGGCTGCCGTATCACAGTATGTCAGTAGAAAACGGGGATGCAAAGCGATCGAGATATCCCAGGAACTCGATGAAGTCATCGAGCAATGGACACAGTCACTGGTGAATGGTGACAGAAGTGTTACAATTTGTGACATCTGCCGGTGTGTACAGAAAGAATTCAGAAAATAA
- the ruvC gene encoding crossover junction endodeoxyribonuclease RuvC: MIVVGIDPGVARVGYGVLERTNRNPTPLTYGCIETKSGQRQSLRLRECYEGISQVLDEYSPACVAVEKLFFSKNTTSAMQVSEARGVLLLAAEERDIPIAEYTPNQIKQAVTGSGRADKQQVQEMMRRLLRLQEIPRPDDAADGLAVALCHIHTMR, translated from the coding sequence ATGATTGTTGTGGGGATTGATCCAGGGGTGGCACGGGTCGGCTACGGCGTTCTGGAAAGAACCAACCGAAATCCGACTCCGCTGACCTATGGCTGTATTGAGACAAAAAGCGGCCAGAGACAATCCCTGCGTCTGCGGGAGTGCTATGAAGGAATCTCACAGGTCCTTGACGAGTACAGCCCCGCATGCGTCGCAGTGGAGAAACTCTTCTTCTCAAAGAACACCACCTCTGCAATGCAGGTGAGTGAAGCACGCGGCGTCCTCCTGCTCGCAGCAGAAGAACGCGACATTCCGATTGCAGAGTACACGCCCAACCAGATCAAACAGGCAGTCACCGGTTCGGGCCGGGCCGACAAACAGCAGGTGCAGGAGATGATGCGGCGGCTCCTCCGGCTGCAGGAAATTCCCCGCCCGGACGATGCCGCAGACGGTCTTGCAGTCGCCCTCTGCCACATACACACGATGCGATAA
- a CDS encoding glucose-6-phosphate isomerase family protein, with amino-acid sequence MDRYWKGPLPEPSVRTVRDMACVLADPDAVAIDPDTPLYYMYRDLAMNEEDREILSRQNLRYDITVIPPAMLGREYVKTKGHYHPDSLSGIGYPELYQVLAGRAYFLLQKKDLTDIIAVSADTGDCVFIPSDYGHITINCSDMTLVMANVVSNLFSSEYELYEQLCGGSYYCLKGNLWSLNKKWEEYFKKSIPSYSIVNANEYKKLFFDNSSFIYNLATEGECLLCLSEPERLPSQC; translated from the coding sequence ATGGACCGTTACTGGAAGGGCCCTCTTCCCGAACCCTCTGTACGCACTGTCCGCGATATGGCATGTGTGCTGGCAGACCCGGATGCTGTTGCAATAGATCCAGACACCCCTCTCTACTATATGTACCGCGATCTCGCGATGAATGAAGAGGATCGTGAGATTCTTTCACGCCAGAACTTACGGTATGATATTACAGTAATTCCTCCGGCAATGCTTGGCAGAGAATATGTTAAGACAAAGGGTCATTATCACCCTGATTCTCTATCTGGAATAGGTTATCCTGAACTTTATCAAGTGCTTGCAGGAAGGGCATACTTTCTCCTACAGAAAAAAGATTTGACTGATATTATTGCAGTAAGTGCTGATACGGGAGATTGTGTATTTATTCCATCCGATTACGGTCATATCACGATAAATTGTTCAGATATGACTCTTGTTATGGCAAATGTTGTTTCCAATTTATTTTCGAGTGAATATGAATTGTATGAACAACTGTGTGGAGGTTCATATTACTGCCTAAAAGGAAATTTATGGAGTCTTAATAAGAAATGGGAAGAGTATTTTAAAAAATCAATTCCTAGCTATAGTATTGTTAATGCAAATGAATATAAGAAACTTTTTTTTGATAATTCAAGCTTCATTTATAATCTTGCTACTGAAGGAGAATGTCTTCTTTGCTTGAGTGAACCTGAACGATTGCCCTCCCAATGCTGA
- a CDS encoding mannose-1-phosphate guanylyltransferase/mannose-6-phosphate isomerase — MKTLILAGGSGTRLFPLSRICYPKQFIPLIDAESLFQKSVRRALLFSEPDEITIVTNELHRFLVADQLEEMHVHCPILSEPQGKNTLPAITYGISAILKEDPDARVAVISSDQLITPDETYKSAFMAAEQLAEKYLVAFGITPDSPHTGYGYIRPGAPLDGGYTVEAFVEKPDQQTAESYLRDGYLWNAGMFLFSATLFMDECRKHAPEVAEAFTLSRDEAFQKTPKISVDYGIMEKTDKAAVVPLSVPWSDVGSFEALYSVHSKGENGNAVRGEYLGMESQNNLVISDRLVATIGIRDCAIIDSPDALLVCPRSESQRVGEITGLLTERGDERCEVHTTVHRPWGTYTVLQRGDTFQIKRITVMPGRRISLQLHHHRSEHWVVVKGTALVANNGNEFFVRPGESTFVPAGIKHRLKNPGLIPLDVIEVQNGEYVGEDDIVRFDDDFERE; from the coding sequence ATGAAAACTCTCATCCTTGCAGGTGGTTCCGGCACCAGGCTCTTCCCTCTAAGCCGGATCTGCTACCCAAAACAGTTTATCCCCCTCATTGACGCTGAATCCCTCTTTCAGAAATCAGTGAGGCGGGCCCTTCTCTTTTCTGAACCTGATGAAATAACAATCGTAACGAATGAGCTACATAGATTCCTTGTGGCGGATCAGCTCGAGGAGATGCATGTTCACTGTCCGATCCTCTCTGAACCGCAGGGGAAAAACACGCTCCCTGCCATTACCTATGGGATTTCTGCCATTCTGAAAGAAGATCCGGACGCACGGGTGGCAGTCATCTCATCGGACCAGTTGATCACACCTGACGAAACATACAAATCTGCATTTATGGCAGCAGAACAACTCGCAGAGAAGTATCTGGTCGCCTTTGGCATTACACCGGATTCACCCCACACGGGGTATGGCTATATCCGGCCTGGTGCACCTCTCGACGGAGGATATACTGTGGAAGCTTTTGTTGAAAAGCCGGACCAACAAACAGCGGAGTCCTATCTGCGTGACGGTTACCTGTGGAATGCCGGGATGTTTCTCTTTTCTGCCACCCTCTTCATGGACGAGTGCAGAAAACATGCCCCGGAGGTGGCAGAGGCGTTCACCCTTTCCAGAGACGAGGCGTTTCAAAAGACACCGAAAATCTCCGTTGATTACGGGATTATGGAAAAGACGGATAAGGCTGCGGTGGTCCCGCTTTCTGTTCCCTGGAGTGATGTCGGCAGTTTTGAAGCACTTTATTCTGTCCATTCCAAGGGTGAGAACGGAAATGCCGTTCGTGGTGAATACTTGGGTATGGAGAGCCAGAACAACCTTGTGATCTCAGACCGGCTTGTCGCAACCATTGGGATCCGGGATTGTGCAATCATCGACTCCCCGGATGCCCTTCTTGTCTGTCCCCGTTCTGAGTCGCAGAGAGTCGGGGAAATAACGGGGCTCCTCACGGAGAGAGGGGATGAACGCTGTGAAGTCCATACAACCGTACACCGGCCCTGGGGGACATATACCGTTCTCCAGCGGGGGGATACGTTCCAGATCAAACGCATAACGGTCATGCCGGGACGCCGCATCAGTCTCCAGCTGCATCACCACCGGAGTGAACACTGGGTCGTTGTCAAGGGAACGGCCCTCGTGGCAAACAACGGCAATGAATTCTTTGTCCGGCCGGGGGAGAGCACCTTTGTCCCCGCAGGCATCAAACATCGCTTAAAGAATCCGGGCCTTATCCCGCTAGACGTGATTGAGGTGCAGAACGGAGAGTATGTGGGTGAGGACGATATCGTGCGGTTTGATGATGATTTTGAGCGGGAATAA